Genomic DNA from Deltaproteobacteria bacterium:
GAGGGCGATCGGTCCTTCGCCGATTTCGGGGGCCGCAAGCAGCCCGCCGACGGCCCCGGACGGCCCGATACGGCCCCTGCCGATCCGGCGATTCCCGACGCGGCCGCGAGCTTCGAACGCTACTGCGACGAAGACAGCAGCATCTCCGCGGACTTGCTCGCGGGCGGGATGGTGGCCCAGGCCAGAATCGAACTGGCGACACCCGCATTTTCAGTGCGGTGCTCTACCAACTGAGCTACCGGGCCACGCGGGCACGCAAGCTAGCCGATCGGGGCGGGGGGCCCAAGCGCCACGGGCAGCGGCGCCGCGTGCGCTTGCCCGGGAGCGGGGGGCCGTGGTATACCCGCCGGCCTGATGACACCCACGACCTTCGATCCCGCCGTGCGGCCCCGCGTCTCGCCTTCCGGCGTACGCCCGTGGGCCCGGCACCGGCTGGGCATCCCGGTTCCTCGCGTCCGGCAATGACCTGAGCGAAGCCCTGGCGGCTGCTCCGGAGGCCGCGGACGCGAGAGCGTTCGCGGCCTCCGGCGCTTCTGGAGCTTCGTCATGTCCGCTCCCCTCGCTTCCGCCGCCCCGCTCGCCGCCGCGCCTCGCGCGGGCGGCGTGCGCGAGGTGGTGCTGCTCGCCTTCCCGATCGTGCTGACCCAGATCTCGCAGACGACCATGCACGTCGTCGACTCGATCTTCGTGGGCCGGCTCGGGCCGGCGCAGCTCGGCGCGCTCGGCTTCGCGGGGATCTGGCTGTGGACCGTGTTCAGCCTCTTCAACGGCTGCGCGACAGGCGTACAGACATTCGTGTCGCAGTGCCACGGCGCCGGGGAGGAGGAGCGCTGCGGGCGCTGGGCCTGGCAGGGCTTCTACGCGGTGGTACCGGTGACCGCGCTGGCCCTGTTCGGATTCGTCGCCCTGGCCGAGCCGCTCTTCGCACGCCTCGGCACGAGCGCCGACCTGCGCGAGCATGCGCTCGCGTACCTGCGCACGCGGCCGCTCGGCTTCACCGGGTTCGCCATCTGGATCGTGCTCGCGTCGTTCTTCCGTGGCCTCGGCGACACGCGCACGCCGCTGGTCGCAACGGTGATCGCGAACCTCGTGAACGCGGTGCTGGCCTATGGGCTCGTGCTCGGCCGGCTCGGGCTGCCGGCCTGGGGGATCGCCGGTGCCGGCGTCGCCACCTCCATCGCCGAGTGGGTCGGCACGGCCGTGCTCGCGCTCGCCTTCGCGAGACGCGGGCTGCGCCGCTTCGGCACCCGGCCGGTGGCGCCGCGCCCGGCCGAGATCGGCCGCTTCCTGCGCACCGGTGCGCCGATCGGCGGGCAGTGGGTGCTCGACATGAGCGCCTTCGCGATCTTCACGACGCTGGTCGCCCGGATGGGAACGGCCTCGATGGCGGCGACCCAGGCGATGATCTCGCTGCTCTCGATGTCGTTCATGCAGGCGATCGGGATCGGGCTCGCGGCCACCACGCTGGTGGGCCGCTACAAGGGCGCTGGCAGGCTCGACGCGGCGCTGCGCAGCCTGCTCGCGGCGCTGAAGCTCGCGCTGGGGCTCGCGGCGGCGGTGGCCGCCGCCTTCCTGCTGATCCCGGAGACCCTGATCGGGCTCTACACCGACGACGCCGAGGTGCTGGCGCTCGCCCGGCCGCTGCTGGCGCTCGGGGCCGCCTTCCAGCTCTTCGACGCGCTCCAGATCGTGCTGGGCGGCAGCCTGCGCGGCGCGGGCGACACGCGCTGGCCCTTCGTCGCGCAGACGCTGCTCGCCTGGGCGCTGCGCCTGCCGCTGGTCTGGCTCTTCGCCTTCCACTGGGAGGCGGGCGTCGTGGGGGCCTGGTACGCCGAGTTCGCCTTCATCCTGGCGCTCGCGTCCGCCCTCGCCTGGCGCGTCCGGAGCGGCGCCTGGAGGGAGATCGCGATCTGATCCTCGCGGCGCGCGCCGCCGCGACGGTCGCTCATCGGCGTCGCAGCCCGGCGCGGCCCCACGCGATGGACGGGCGCGATGGACGGTCGCGATGGACAGGGCGCCCGCTCCGAGCCGCCCGCTGGAGGGGGCGTTCACGGGCGGGCGACTCGGAGCGCTCCGGTCGCCGGACGGCCCACGGCCAGCAGGGGAAGAGCCATGGGCTCGGCGCCGGAGCGGGAAGGGGCGCCCTATCGATCCCATGGACGATCGAGCGCCCGGCGACATTCGAAGGCCCCTCGCGAGCGGTCGGGATCGCGGCGCGGGCTGTGATACGGTGCCGCGCCATGCGAGCGAGGGCGGCGACGGCGCGAGTCGGGCGGGGCGCGCCCGGCGGCCTGGCGGGCCCGGGCCGTGCGACGCTGCGGGTGGCGCGCGCGCTCCTCGTGGGGATCGCCGCAGCGGCGTTCGTGGCGATCCGACCTGCCGCGGCGGCCGCGCCCGCGCCTGCGATCGGGCAGAGCGGGATGGTGGTGAGCGCCGAGCGGCACGCGACGGAGGCCGGGCTCGCGATGCTCGCGGCCGGGGGCAATGCCGTCG
This window encodes:
- a CDS encoding MATE family efflux transporter, producing the protein MSAPLASAAPLAAAPRAGGVREVVLLAFPIVLTQISQTTMHVVDSIFVGRLGPAQLGALGFAGIWLWTVFSLFNGCATGVQTFVSQCHGAGEEERCGRWAWQGFYAVVPVTALALFGFVALAEPLFARLGTSADLREHALAYLRTRPLGFTGFAIWIVLASFFRGLGDTRTPLVATVIANLVNAVLAYGLVLGRLGLPAWGIAGAGVATSIAEWVGTAVLALAFARRGLRRFGTRPVAPRPAEIGRFLRTGAPIGGQWVLDMSAFAIFTTLVARMGTASMAATQAMISLLSMSFMQAIGIGLAATTLVGRYKGAGRLDAALRSLLAALKLALGLAAAVAAAFLLIPETLIGLYTDDAEVLALARPLLALGAAFQLFDALQIVLGGSLRGAGDTRWPFVAQTLLAWALRLPLVWLFAFHWEAGVVGAWYAEFAFILALASALAWRVRSGAWREIAI